In a genomic window of Quercus lobata isolate SW786 chromosome 4, ValleyOak3.0 Primary Assembly, whole genome shotgun sequence:
- the LOC115983999 gene encoding SNF1-related protein kinase regulatory subunit beta-2-like, whose translation MVMGNNAGLRNDGTGCSGAKNLEDNHDHLMASTQGYGMVPMPIVHCPPHNHIAYQPPFIFNPEVLVTPMPTLHQFIQSQVHALPQSTMDSKEELIGKLIFVKITWNYGGNSVGLVGSWSNWQTMEFLEHAVKNATVTMALPVGIHYYCFIVDGVLTYASNLDWICDNYGDHYNILYLLEDVLQAPANGFANLSDFESPPSPPSSYDNKFFTDKDFYYRTKEGNICEIQPPELPPQLEEAILDMPSCSFDVYHSLPRPQFSQVNHLYGHKENEDQYVTVSSTERFADKYITTILYKPAFKTKPP comes from the exons ATGG taatgggAAATAATGCTGGTTTGAGAAACGATGGAACAGGCTGTTCTGGAGCTAAGAATTTGGAAGACAACCATGACCATTTAATGGCCTCAACACAAGGTTATGGGATGGTGCCTATGCCCATTGTTCATTGTCCCCCCCATAACCACATAGCCTACCAGCCACCTTTCATTTTTAATCCAGAG GTGCTTGTGACTCCCATGCCAACGCTTCATCAGTTTATACAGTCCCAAGTGCATGCATTGCCACAAAGCACAATGGATAGTAAAGAAGAACTCATTGGAAAATTGATTTTTGTCAAGATCACATGGAACTATGGTGGCAATTCAGTAGGTCTTGTGGGGTCATGGAGCAACTGGCAGACTAT GGAGTTCTTGGAACATGCAGTAAAAAATGCAACAGTAACCATGGCGCTCCCAGTTGGAATCCATTACTACTGTTTTATTGTCGATGGAGTGTTGACATACGCTTCAAACTTGGATTGGATCTGTGATAATTATGGAGATCACTATAATATCTTATATTTACTG GAGGATGTCCTTCAAGCGCCTGCAAATGGTTTTGCAAATCTGTCTGATTTTGAATCTCCTCCTTCCCCACCTTCAAGTTATGACAACAAATTTTTTACTGACAAAGATTTTTATTATAGAACCAAAGAAGGTAACATTTGCGAGATTCAACCACCAGAACTACCCCCACAGCTAGAAGAAGCGATATTGGATATGCCATCATGCTCCTTTGATGTTTACCATTCTCTACCAAGGCCTCAATTTTCACAAGTAAATCATCTATACGGTCACAAAGAAAACGAAGATCAGTATGTGACAGTCAGCTCTACAGAGAGGTTTGCTGATAAGTATATTACCACAATATTATACAAGCCCGCCTTTAAAACCAAACCACCATga
- the LOC115986972 gene encoding uncharacterized protein LOC115986972 encodes MAAQMTLSSSLSTQFLLPPKPSLSSPFSCTYILPKTRVHQFKICADLGGGEGEIKKEGKKKFITREEEPQEYWQTAGEREGENPMMTPLPYIIIFGMATPFVILAIAFANGWVKVPVR; translated from the exons ATGGCAGCCCAAATGacactctcttcctctctcagCACCCAGTTTCTACTCCCACCTAAGCCATCATTATCATCCCCTTTCTCTTGCACTTACATTTTACCAAAGACAAGGGTCCATCAGTTCAAAATATGTGCAGACTTGG gtggtggggaaggagaaatcaaaaaggaaggaaagaagaaattcaTAACTAGAGAAGAAGAACCACAAGA GTATTGGCAAACAGCAGGAGAAAGGGAAGGGGAGAATCCCATGATGACTCCTCTTCCTTACATTATCATATTTGGAATGGCTACACCTTTTGTAATCTTAGCCATTGCTTTTGCAAATGGATGGGTTAAGGTCCCTGTTCGATGA